Proteins encoded by one window of Tubulanus polymorphus chromosome 7, tnTubPoly1.2, whole genome shotgun sequence:
- the LOC141908746 gene encoding uncharacterized protein LOC141908746 produces MAKISRKKKKIKSLPAKKPLKKATSASSTSSSCSVMSADLDSDPITTTDAAAAAAAAGPGRGGRRTGAGRKSVLDDDEKNKSRIYIGASNVKKWEKLKRAYGDQGHISFTSLLLEIAEKRLNSDGHTIHSDMDTSRQQQNTDDEFICLQVSTDLKYWFYKLQNHSSLRTSAFLISLLILYCENQQLDIKRLKSFGPRSLRKTTKSRSEDVVVSDNQYSTSSTAADVGIVEDSSVNRQSVREVSDMNMEDLNDDMALDLLVRTALRHLGPASEADCAEHDRSNTQSESDHHQCDHIDVNHSVKGSPTVASFSIDDESSSDLYSSNPEQFNNKIKNRVHVYHKGTNKSNKVFNQMDVPGQTVGQTNASGHCTDQTDVSGQSVGLIYVAGQPISQSDVSGQSFSQTDAFHQLIGQTDGQIDVSGKCSGQKDASGQCTGHIYVSGQSVGQTDVSGQSVCQTDVSGHAVGQTDVSGQCTGQNDASGQCTGHTDASGQTVGQTDVSGQCTGQNDAFGQYTGHTDGYSQTVGQTDVSGQCTGQTDVSGQSVSQTDTSGQSAGLSDLSGQRTGQSDVPVQSVSQTDTSSQSAGLSDLSGQRTGQSDVPVQSVSQTDTVSLSSQSTSQTDTADQSIINEKNNDHEDCLYVIRDAVSKRDKPIKERSINSKLYSCDLCELSAFKTKHGLYKHKRSVHSCKLYMCDHVESCGKAFNSAAMRKKHVDRVHLRVKPFSCSYETCRALFFSKDELNQHVRVHHTREKLHPCSWDDCGLTFRTKYQLTVHRRCHTDEKPVKCPHDNCPYRARQQSSLRWHLKKRHGGDQQSGPAGSGGKATGNQSKKIVKKPSERLNLCEPIMIDL; encoded by the exons ATGGCTAAAATCtctagaaagaaaaaaaaaattaaaagcctGCCTGCAAAAAAGCCACTGAAAAAAGCTACCAGCGCTTCTTCAACAAGTTCTTCTTGTTCGGTGATGAGTGCTGATTTGGACAGTGATCCCATTACCACTACTgacgctgccgctgccgctgctgctgctggtccTGGTCGAGGTGGGCGTAGAACTGGTGCTGGCAGAAAATCAGTActcgatgatgatgaaaaaaataagtCGAGAATTTACATAG GTGCATCAAATGTAAAGAAATGGGAGAAATTGAAGCGAGCTTATGGAGATCAAGggcatatatcttttacttcGCTGTTATTGGAAATTGCTGAGAAAAGATTGAATTCTGATGGTCATACTATACATTCAG ATATGGACACCAGCAGACAGCAACAAAACACCGACGACGAATTCATATGTTTACAAGTTTCAACCGATCtaaaatattggttttataAACTGCAGAATCATTCAAGTCTCAGAACTTCGGCATTTCTCATCAGTTTACTGATTCTCTACTGTGAAAATCAACAACTCGATATTAAAAG GTTGAAAAGTTTCGGACCGAGATCTTTGAGAAAAACAACCAAATCAAGATCGGAGGATGTTGTTGTCAGTGACAATCAGTATTCGACCAGCTCGACTGCTGCTGATGTTGGCATTGTCGAGGACAGCTCGGTGAATCGACAAAGTGTTCGCGAAGTGTCGGATATGAATATGGAAGATTTAAACGATGATATGGCTTTAGATTTGTTAGTAAGAACGGCACTGCGCCACCTAGGACCTGCAAGCGAAGCCGATTGCGCAGAACATGATCGTAGTAATACTCAAAGTGAGAGTGATCATCATCAATGTGATCATATTGATGTCAATCATAGCGTAAAGGGCTCTCCTACCGTCGCCTCCTTTTCGATAGATGATGAATCATCTAGTGATTTGTATTCATCTAATCCTGAACAATTTAACAACAAGATAAAGAATagggtacatgtatatcataaAGGGACTAATAAGTCCAATAAGGTTTTCAATCAAATGGATGTACCTGGTCAGACTGTAGGTCAAACTAATGCATCTGGTCATTGTACTGATCAAACTGATGTATCTGGTCAGTCTGTTGGCCTAATCTATGTAGCTGGTCAGCCTATCAGTCAAAGTGATGTATCTGGTCAGTCTTTCAGTCAAACTGATGCATTTCATCAGCTTATCGGTCAAACTGATGGTCAAATTGATGTATCTGGTAAGTGCTCTGGTCAAAAAGATGCATCTGGTCAGTGTACTGGTCATATTTATGTATCTGGTCAGTCTGTAGGTCAAACTGATGTATCTGGTCAGTCTGTATGTCAAACTGATGTATCTGGTCATGCTGTAGGTCAAACTGATGTATCTGGTCAGTGTACTGGTCAAAATGATGCATCTGGTCAGTGTACTGGTCATACTGATGCATCTGGTCAGACTGTAGGTCAAACCGATGTATCTGGTCAGTGTACTGGTCAAAATGATGCATTTGGTCAGTATACTGGTCATACTGATGGATATAGTCAGACTGTAGGTCAAACCGATGTATCAGGTCAGTGTACTGGTCAAACTGATGTATCTGGTCAGTCTGTCAGTCAAACTGATACATCTGGCCAGTCTGCAGGTCTAAGTGATTTATCTGGTCAGCGTACTGGTCAAAGTGATGTACCTGTTCAGTCTGTCAGTCAAACTGATACATCTAGCCAGTCTGCAGGTCTAAGTGATTTATCTGGTCAGCGTACTGGTCAAAGTGATGTACCTGTTCAGTCTGTCAGTCAAACTGATACAGTCAGTCTATCTAGTCAGTCTACCAGTCAAACTGATACAGCAGATCAGTCTATTATCAACGAAAAAAATAACGATCACGAAGACTGTTTATATGTAATTCGTGATGCTGTATCGAAACGTGATAAACCTATAAAAGAACGTTCAATAAACAGTAAGCTTTACTCGTGTGATCTTTGCGAGTTGTCTGCGTTCAAAACAAAACACGGATTATACAAACATAAACGTTCCGTTCATTCGTGTAAGCTGTACATGTGCGATCACGTGGAAAGTTGCGGAAAAGCCTTCAATTCGGCTGCGATGCGCAAGAAGCACGTCGATCGCGTGCATCTGCGTGTCAAACCGTTTTCGTGTTCTTACGAAACGTGTCGCGCCTTGTTCTTCAGCAAAGACGAACTCAATCAACACGTACGCGTGCATCACACGCGCGAAAAACTTCACCCGTGTTCGTGGGACGATTGCGGTCTAACGTTCCGCACTAAATACCAACTGACCGTTCACAGGCGGTGCCATACCGACGAAAAACCGGTGAAATGTCCGCACGATAACTGTCCGTATCGCGCCAGACAACAATCGTCGCTTCGATGGCATTTAAAGAAACGACACGGAGGCGATCAGCAGTCCGGTCCGGCGGGTAGCGGCGGTAAAGCGACCGGGAACCAGTCGAAAAAGATCGTAAAAAAGCCGAGCGAACGATTGAATTTATGTGAACCAATAATGATTGACTTGTGA